A section of the Bacillus pumilus genome encodes:
- a CDS encoding ferritin-like domain-containing protein: MYYGYYDYSPYDIRQNTRIISDLEKAINGEYSAIQCYEKLAQKAKNPEAKKIIQEIRQDEVRHYQLFSKLYYSLTGKNHKPSVTEPCPDQFREGLLFAFKDEQKTVDFYLTVSDYVRDQGTKELMKRIAQDEQQHAVWFLYLLTHHVS, from the coding sequence ATGTATTATGGTTACTATGACTACTCGCCTTATGACATACGGCAAAATACAAGGATCATTTCAGATCTTGAGAAAGCGATCAATGGTGAGTATTCTGCGATTCAATGCTACGAAAAACTTGCCCAAAAGGCAAAAAATCCTGAAGCAAAGAAGATCATTCAAGAAATACGCCAGGATGAAGTCAGACACTATCAACTATTTTCAAAGCTATATTATTCTTTAACAGGTAAAAACCACAAACCAAGCGTAACAGAACCTTGTCCAGACCAATTTAGAGAAGGGCTTCTTTTCGCATTTAAAGATGAACAAAAAACGGTCGATTTTTACTTAACGGTATCAGATTATGTCCGGGATCAAGGAACAAAAGAGCTGATGAAACGTATTGCTCAAGATGAACAGCAGCATGCTGTATGGTTTTTATATCTTTTAACGCACCATGTGTCTTAG
- the addB gene encoding helicase-exonuclease AddAB subunit AddB, which translates to MEIQFLAGRSGSGKTTAILEEIKEQLRLDPLGPPIIFLVPDQMTFLMEYELAKTSEAGGMIRAKVFSFTRLAWSILQQTGGANRQFVTSTGIQMLLRKVIEEQKDKFKVFKKASDKPGFVEQIEKTMAEFKRYCMLPEEIEKISVESMLSEYTEERRAAEKLHDLHVLYQQMEEHLQDEYVHSEDYLNLLAQQIPSAEEIKGAHIYIDGFYQFTPQQLLVIEQLLLHAAKVTAAFTVDQSYHDRQPNELDLFRMTGKTYFQLYQLAKECGADISETIFERNHRHLYTPDLAYLEHQYEQRPVQPYQENTPHLTVSKSASKRAEIEGVARDILDLVREKGLRLRDISVVARHVDDYKDTLKEVFRDYDIPFFIDGNESMQYHPLIELIRSSLDVIKGNWRYEAVFRCVKTEFLFPLEITKNKAREQADQLENYCIAYGVKGERWTNGSRFHYRRFQSLDEDFRQTDQEIEMEQMLNDVKEWITPPLYQLQKRLKNAQKVRDMVEAVYVFLEEIQVPDKLEKARLEAEEAGRLAEAMQHGQVWDAVIQLMDEFVDMLGDEELSFPLFQQMIDTGLASLKFALIPPSLDQVFIGSMDLSRMYQVKCMFIIGVNDGVIPARPSDESVLSEDDREWLKRAGAELAETGKERLLDEQFLIYQALSSPSHHLYLSYAASDAEGRSLLPSPLIKYCQELMPNHQQALYVLDPELLEDDEQLKFVANEHVSLSYTISQLQQWLNQYPISGVWWSVYNYLMTSPNRDVSKNIMSSLFFTNRAKPLKPNVTKELYGDHIQGSVSRMEKFNACAFSHFASHGLKLKDRQFYKLEAPDIGQLFHSALKHISDTLVEQKKDWKNLTKEDCVTYSRHAIEQLAPRLQKEILLSSNRHAYIKEKLQKILIRVSSILSEHAKVSGFSPVGLELGFGGQGPLPPFTFQLKNGCTMELVGRIDRVDKAEGSKGLFLRIVDYKSSEKGLDLAEVYYGLALQMLTYLDLTITYSKEWLGIEATPAGILYFHIHDPLIQAPIPLAEDEIEQEIFKKFKMKGLLLEDVEAVKLMDQTLESGRSQVIQAGLKKDGSFRSDSAVLSEDHFHILTQHVRRTFEEAGERITNGEVAINPYKLKDQTPCRFCSFKSICQFDESIEDNDFRVLTSEKDDVVIERIKKEGDQYANTKTE; encoded by the coding sequence GTGGAGATTCAGTTTTTAGCAGGCAGATCGGGGAGTGGAAAAACGACTGCAATCTTAGAGGAAATCAAAGAACAGCTTCGGCTTGATCCGTTGGGTCCGCCAATCATTTTTTTAGTCCCGGATCAAATGACATTTTTAATGGAATATGAGCTTGCGAAAACGTCTGAAGCTGGTGGAATGATCAGAGCTAAAGTATTTAGTTTCACTCGACTTGCTTGGTCTATTTTACAGCAGACTGGTGGAGCGAACCGGCAATTTGTGACAAGCACAGGAATTCAAATGCTTTTAAGAAAAGTGATTGAAGAGCAGAAAGACAAGTTTAAAGTATTCAAAAAAGCGAGTGATAAGCCGGGGTTTGTAGAGCAAATCGAAAAAACGATGGCTGAATTCAAAAGATACTGTATGCTGCCTGAGGAAATTGAGAAAATTTCAGTGGAGAGCATGCTTTCAGAGTATACAGAAGAAAGACGGGCAGCCGAAAAATTGCATGACCTCCATGTTCTTTATCAGCAGATGGAGGAGCATTTACAAGATGAATATGTGCACTCAGAAGACTATTTGAATCTACTTGCCCAGCAAATTCCTTCAGCAGAAGAAATAAAAGGAGCACATATTTATATCGATGGTTTTTATCAATTTACACCGCAGCAGCTTCTTGTCATCGAACAGCTCTTGCTGCATGCAGCAAAAGTAACTGCGGCTTTTACAGTAGATCAATCTTATCATGATAGGCAGCCAAATGAACTTGATTTATTTCGTATGACAGGTAAAACGTATTTCCAACTCTATCAGCTTGCTAAAGAGTGCGGAGCTGACATTTCTGAAACCATTTTTGAAAGAAATCATCGGCACCTTTATACACCAGATCTTGCTTATTTAGAACACCAATATGAGCAGCGGCCAGTACAACCATACCAGGAAAATACCCCTCATCTCACAGTGTCTAAAAGTGCAAGTAAACGAGCTGAAATTGAAGGAGTAGCGAGAGACATCCTTGATTTAGTGAGAGAAAAAGGACTTAGACTGCGAGATATCTCGGTTGTAGCGCGGCATGTAGACGACTATAAAGATACGTTAAAAGAGGTTTTTCGAGATTACGATATTCCATTTTTTATTGATGGAAATGAATCGATGCAGTATCATCCGCTCATCGAATTGATTCGTTCGAGCTTGGATGTCATAAAAGGAAATTGGCGGTATGAAGCGGTATTTCGCTGCGTAAAAACAGAGTTCTTATTTCCGCTTGAAATCACTAAGAACAAAGCACGAGAGCAGGCGGATCAGCTCGAAAACTATTGTATTGCTTACGGTGTAAAAGGAGAGCGCTGGACAAACGGTTCCCGGTTTCATTACAGGCGCTTCCAATCATTAGATGAGGATTTCAGACAAACGGATCAAGAAATTGAAATGGAACAAATGCTGAATGACGTCAAAGAATGGATCACGCCTCCGCTTTACCAGTTGCAGAAAAGGCTCAAAAATGCGCAAAAGGTAAGAGATATGGTAGAGGCTGTCTATGTCTTTTTAGAAGAGATACAAGTACCAGATAAGCTTGAAAAAGCGAGGCTAGAAGCTGAAGAAGCAGGTCGATTAGCTGAAGCAATGCAGCACGGGCAAGTATGGGATGCGGTCATTCAATTAATGGATGAATTTGTTGACATGCTAGGTGACGAAGAGCTCTCATTTCCTTTATTTCAACAGATGATAGATACAGGGTTAGCTTCTCTAAAATTCGCTTTAATTCCGCCATCACTCGACCAAGTATTTATCGGAAGTATGGATTTATCCAGAATGTATCAAGTGAAGTGTATGTTTATCATTGGTGTAAATGATGGCGTTATTCCCGCGCGTCCCTCTGATGAGAGTGTATTGTCTGAAGATGACCGAGAATGGTTAAAGCGAGCAGGAGCAGAGCTGGCAGAGACAGGAAAGGAACGGCTGCTAGATGAACAATTTTTAATTTACCAAGCGTTATCAAGTCCATCCCATCATTTATATCTATCCTATGCGGCTTCTGATGCAGAAGGACGTTCTCTATTGCCTTCGCCACTTATCAAGTATTGCCAAGAGCTTATGCCAAATCATCAGCAGGCTCTTTATGTGTTAGATCCAGAACTGCTGGAAGACGATGAGCAATTAAAATTTGTAGCGAATGAGCATGTTTCGTTGTCTTATACCATCTCACAGCTCCAGCAATGGCTCAATCAATATCCCATTAGCGGTGTATGGTGGAGTGTCTATAACTACTTAATGACATCTCCTAATCGGGATGTATCAAAAAATATCATGTCAAGTTTGTTCTTTACAAATCGAGCAAAGCCATTAAAGCCTAATGTCACAAAAGAGCTTTACGGTGATCATATTCAGGGCAGTGTTTCAAGAATGGAGAAGTTCAATGCGTGTGCATTTTCTCACTTTGCTTCCCACGGTTTAAAACTAAAGGATCGGCAATTTTACAAATTGGAAGCACCTGATATCGGCCAGTTGTTTCACTCAGCTTTGAAGCATATTTCAGATACGCTAGTTGAACAAAAAAAGGATTGGAAAAACTTAACGAAGGAAGATTGTGTCACCTATTCAAGACATGCAATCGAACAGCTTGCGCCGCGTCTTCAAAAGGAAATTCTATTAAGCTCTAATCGGCATGCTTATATTAAAGAAAAGCTTCAGAAAATCTTAATTCGAGTCTCTTCTATATTAAGTGAACATGCCAAAGTGAGTGGATTTTCTCCAGTAGGGCTTGAGTTAGGTTTTGGAGGCCAAGGACCTTTGCCGCCGTTTACTTTTCAATTAAAGAATGGCTGCACGATGGAGCTAGTCGGAAGAATTGACAGGGTAGATAAAGCAGAAGGTTCAAAAGGGCTGTTTTTAAGAATCGTCGATTACAAATCCAGTGAGAAAGGTCTTGACCTAGCAGAAGTATACTATGGTCTTGCCTTGCAAATGCTCACATACTTAGACCTCACCATTACGTATTCGAAGGAGTGGCTAGGCATAGAAGCAACGCCTGCTGGCATTTTATATTTCCATATTCATGACCCGCTCATTCAAGCCCCGATTCCACTTGCAGAGGATGAAATTGAGCAGGAAATATTCAAGAAATTTAAAATGAAGGGCTTATTACTTGAAGATGTGGAAGCAGTCAAGCTAATGGATCAAACGCTTGAGTCAGGTAGATCACAAGTCATTCAAGCCGGCTTGAAAAAGGATGGGTCTTTCCGTTCTGATTCGGCGGTTTTAAGTGAAGATCATTTCCATATACTCACACAACACGTTCGGCGCACATTTGAAGAAGCAGGCGAAAGAATTACAAATGGAGAGGTCGCAATTAATCCATATAAATTAAAGGACCAAACACCTTGCCGCTTTTGTTCATTCAAGTCTATTTGCCAATTCGATGAATCAATAGAAGATAATGATTTTAGGGTGCTCACCTCTGAAAAGGATGATGTTGTGATAGAACGGATCAAAAAAGAAGGGGATCAGTATGCAAATACCAAAACCGAATAA
- a CDS encoding DoxX family protein, with protein MKTNQEIGTLFVRVILGIIFFLHGLQAYQGGLGGTAAFFGQIGIPEFMAYIVKTIELVGGIALILGLGTRIFAALFVPIMAVAIITVGFSKGFVGGYEFELSLLVMALYLTLSGSKMLSIDGMLKHQQQSNEAKFH; from the coding sequence ATGAAAACGAATCAAGAAATAGGAACACTTTTCGTACGTGTTATTTTAGGTATTATCTTCTTTCTACACGGACTTCAGGCATATCAAGGAGGTCTGGGAGGAACAGCGGCATTCTTTGGACAAATCGGTATACCGGAATTTATGGCCTATATTGTGAAGACGATTGAACTGGTCGGTGGTATCGCCTTGATTTTAGGTCTAGGAACACGTATTTTCGCAGCATTATTTGTACCAATTATGGCTGTGGCGATTATTACGGTTGGTTTTTCTAAAGGATTTGTTGGCGGTTATGAATTTGAACTATCGCTGCTCGTCATGGCGCTTTATTTAACACTTAGCGGCAGTAAGATGCTGTCCATTGATGGGATGCTGAAACATCAGCAGCAAAGCAATGAAGCAAAATTTCATTAA